Proteins from one Planctomyces sp. SH-PL62 genomic window:
- the lpxK gene encoding tetraacyldisaccharide 4'-kinase, producing MGGIDPERFLRLVRGEIKGPTASAARMGLGLAAAAYGLGVAARNAAFDRGLKAVHRARVPVVSVGNLTLGGTGKTPMVEWLARWYRARDVRVCLISRGYGRADAVNDEALVLEENLPDVPHLQDPDRVRLAEIAVDELETELIVLDDGFQHRRLARDLDLVLLDALDPFGLGRLFPRGLLREPATSLKRADAVIVTRADLAPADRLAAIRSEVRRRNATIPILEARHAPRDLVDGDGSASSLDGLDGREVAAFCGLGNPEGFRRSLESLGCRIADLRVFPDHHPYSAEDVADLVRWAGASGANLVLTTQKDLVKLRLSNLGDAPLRALRIGLELLDDARPLEDLLAALLPESRPVADA from the coding sequence GTGGGCGGCATCGATCCCGAACGGTTCCTGAGATTGGTGCGAGGCGAGATCAAGGGGCCGACGGCGAGCGCCGCCCGGATGGGCCTGGGTCTCGCCGCCGCCGCCTACGGGCTCGGCGTCGCCGCCCGCAACGCGGCCTTCGACCGCGGCCTCAAGGCCGTACACCGGGCGCGGGTCCCGGTCGTTTCGGTCGGCAACCTGACCCTCGGCGGGACCGGCAAGACGCCGATGGTCGAGTGGCTGGCCCGCTGGTATCGCGCCCGCGACGTGCGCGTCTGCCTCATCAGCCGGGGCTACGGTCGGGCCGACGCCGTCAACGACGAGGCGCTCGTGCTGGAGGAGAACCTCCCGGACGTCCCCCACCTCCAGGACCCCGACCGCGTCCGGCTCGCGGAGATCGCCGTGGACGAGTTGGAGACCGAGCTGATCGTCCTCGACGACGGTTTCCAGCACCGCCGGCTGGCCCGCGACCTCGACCTCGTGCTGCTCGACGCGCTCGACCCGTTCGGCCTCGGCCGTCTCTTCCCGCGCGGGCTGCTGCGCGAGCCCGCGACGTCCCTGAAACGAGCGGACGCCGTGATCGTCACCCGGGCCGACCTCGCGCCGGCCGACCGGCTCGCCGCGATCCGGTCGGAAGTCCGCCGCCGCAACGCCACGATCCCGATCCTGGAAGCCCGCCACGCGCCTCGCGACCTCGTCGACGGCGACGGGTCCGCCTCGTCGCTCGACGGCCTCGACGGCCGCGAGGTCGCCGCCTTCTGCGGGCTTGGCAATCCCGAAGGATTCCGCCGGAGCCTCGAATCGCTCGGCTGTCGGATCGCCGACCTGCGAGTCTTCCCGGACCACCATCCCTACTCCGCCGAGGACGTCGCCGATCTCGTCCGATGGGCCGGGGCGTCGGGGGCGAATCTCGTCTTGACCACGCAGAAGGATTTGGTGAAGCTCCGCCTCTCGAATCTCGGGGACGCCCCCCTTCGCGCGCTCCGGATCGGCCTTGAACTCCTGGACGACGCCCGCCCGCTGGAAGACCTGCTGGCGGCCTTGCTCCCCGAGTCCCGGCCTGTCGCGGACGCATAA
- a CDS encoding sugar phosphate isomerase/epimerase family protein translates to MIRLSAFADEISQDPKEQIEVLTRHGVKNIEFRAIHGANVLDLSEEQHQEFRSRLRDAGFGLSAIGSPIGKIRITDPFDEHLGRFARALDLADFHECPRIRVFSFYMPPGDDPADHRSAVVDRMAELAALAHDRGVVLFLENEKGIYGDHADRVQDLLAAVDSPALTHAFDPANYVEVGQSIDDAWTLLRPRVAHFHVKDYSEAQHRNVPAGEGDGQIPRLLEDAVRTGYDGFVVLEPHLIVAELSYGFTGPERFADAANALKRILDEKSIAFA, encoded by the coding sequence ATGATCCGCCTCAGCGCCTTCGCCGACGAGATCTCCCAGGATCCGAAGGAACAGATCGAGGTCCTGACGCGACACGGCGTCAAGAACATCGAGTTCCGCGCCATCCACGGCGCCAACGTCCTCGACCTCTCCGAGGAGCAACACCAGGAGTTCCGGTCCCGGCTGCGCGACGCCGGCTTCGGCCTCAGCGCCATCGGCTCGCCGATCGGCAAGATCCGGATCACCGACCCGTTCGACGAACACCTCGGCCGCTTCGCTCGGGCGCTCGACCTGGCCGACTTCCACGAGTGCCCCAGGATCCGCGTCTTCAGCTTCTACATGCCCCCCGGCGACGACCCGGCGGACCACCGCTCGGCCGTGGTCGACCGCATGGCCGAGCTGGCCGCCCTCGCCCACGACCGCGGAGTCGTCCTGTTCCTGGAGAACGAGAAGGGGATCTACGGCGACCACGCCGACCGCGTCCAGGACCTGCTCGCGGCCGTCGACTCCCCGGCGCTCACGCACGCCTTCGACCCGGCGAACTACGTCGAGGTCGGCCAGTCGATCGACGACGCCTGGACGCTCCTCCGCCCTCGGGTCGCCCACTTCCACGTCAAGGACTACAGCGAGGCGCAGCACCGCAACGTCCCCGCCGGCGAAGGGGACGGCCAGATCCCCCGCCTGCTCGAGGACGCGGTGCGCACCGGCTACGACGGCTTCGTCGTGCTGGAGCCCCACCTGATCGTGGCCGAGCTTTCCTACGGATTCACCGGCCCCGAACGCTTCGCCGACGCGGCCAACGCCCTCAAACGGATCCTCGACGAGAAGTCGATCGCCTTCGCCTGA
- the shc gene encoding squalene--hopene cyclase: MIANKEGGGSQGGTAHSFVRSSMHREAAPASGHEAALERTRNWLLERQQADGHWIAELEGDTLLESEYILLMTYFGREREAVCRRCARYLLENQLPDGGWPNYPGGAAEISTSVKGYFALKITGTPVDHPAMVKAREAILALGGASACNSFTRFYLALLGQISYDDCPTVPPEVVLIPSRFNYSLSAMSAWTRSIVVPLSIVSHYKPVRKLAPELGIGELFVAGTKAWVRPRHPLFSWGRFFMSVDRGLKWADRLLPTSLRRRGVQAAHRWMLEHFEDSDGLGAIYPPMVYTILALRCLDYEDSSPTVAWAWRQLDDLRIDEGETTRFQPCVSPVWDTAITTIALADADEPADAPAIEKAAHWLIGKELRRGGDWQVRRPGVEPSGWPFEYANAFYPDIDDTAMVLMALLRSPGADEAPIAESIARGTNWLLAMQNRDGGWAAFDVDIDNEVLTKVPFADHNAMLDPSCPDITARVIESLGDLGYPIDHPAVARGLDYLWRNQEPEGCWYGRWGVNYIYGTWQVLQGLKSIGHAMDAPALVKGADWLESVQQPCGGWGETCRTYDEPDLKGTGTPTASQTAWAVLGLIAAGRVASPAVARGVQFLVDTQLQDGSWNEPEFTGTGFPRVFYLKYHLYSVSFPLMAIARYGQALAQDHGLSTGALASRIPAAPDRSPDEPRRSSDSLDSIRFGSVGSGQLGPRGRQAVQGSDRRMRFPLQMTSRIAGYIAKKKISRAKKFPMVLMLEPLHACNLTCTGCGRIREYSQTIKQKLSIDECLAAVDECGAPVVSICGGEPMIYPGIGELTAKILERKKVVYLCTNGMFIRKKIQDFKPNPRFFFNVHFDGMRESHDIAVERQGVFDSAIDGVKAAKEAGFLVCTNTTVFQETDMKELDDLFGYLTSLDVDGFLISPGYGYAAVDSKEMFMTRADIRAKFRAAEAMFRKYRFYSSPIYLEFLQGKRELSCTAWANPTRNIKGWKGPCYLITDIHHPTFGDLLNKTEWEDYGPGKDPRCENCMMHSGFETSAALGVNSRLGDTLKLVKWQFL, translated from the coding sequence ATGATCGCCAACAAGGAGGGAGGCGGATCCCAGGGCGGCACGGCCCATTCCTTCGTCCGGTCGTCGATGCATCGCGAGGCGGCGCCCGCCAGCGGTCACGAAGCGGCTCTCGAACGAACGCGCAACTGGCTGCTGGAACGCCAGCAGGCCGACGGCCACTGGATCGCCGAGCTCGAAGGCGACACCCTCCTCGAATCCGAATACATCCTCTTGATGACCTATTTCGGTCGCGAGAGGGAAGCGGTCTGCCGGCGATGCGCCCGCTATCTCCTGGAGAATCAGCTCCCGGACGGCGGCTGGCCGAACTACCCCGGCGGCGCCGCCGAGATCAGCACCTCGGTCAAGGGATACTTCGCGCTCAAGATCACCGGCACCCCCGTCGACCACCCGGCGATGGTCAAGGCGCGCGAGGCGATCCTGGCGTTGGGCGGCGCGTCGGCGTGCAACAGCTTCACGCGGTTCTACCTCGCGCTGCTGGGGCAGATCTCTTACGACGACTGCCCGACGGTCCCGCCCGAGGTCGTCCTGATCCCGTCGCGGTTCAACTACAGTCTGAGCGCGATGTCGGCCTGGACCCGGTCGATCGTGGTCCCGCTGTCGATCGTCTCGCACTACAAGCCGGTCCGGAAGCTCGCGCCCGAGCTCGGGATCGGCGAGTTGTTCGTCGCCGGGACGAAGGCGTGGGTCCGCCCGCGCCACCCCCTGTTCTCCTGGGGCCGCTTCTTTATGTCGGTCGATCGCGGCCTGAAGTGGGCCGATCGGCTGCTCCCGACCTCGCTGCGTCGCCGGGGGGTCCAGGCGGCGCACCGGTGGATGCTGGAGCATTTCGAGGACTCCGACGGCCTGGGCGCGATCTACCCTCCCATGGTCTACACGATCCTGGCGCTCCGCTGCCTGGACTACGAGGATTCCTCGCCGACGGTGGCCTGGGCCTGGCGGCAGCTCGACGACCTGCGGATCGACGAGGGGGAGACGACCCGTTTCCAGCCCTGCGTCTCGCCCGTCTGGGACACGGCGATCACCACCATCGCGCTCGCGGACGCCGACGAGCCGGCCGACGCCCCGGCGATCGAGAAAGCGGCCCACTGGCTGATCGGCAAGGAACTGCGTCGCGGGGGCGACTGGCAGGTGCGCCGGCCCGGCGTCGAGCCGAGCGGCTGGCCGTTCGAGTACGCCAACGCCTTCTATCCCGACATCGACGACACGGCGATGGTGCTGATGGCCCTTTTGCGCTCGCCAGGCGCGGACGAGGCCCCGATCGCCGAGTCGATCGCCCGCGGGACCAACTGGCTGCTCGCGATGCAGAACCGCGACGGCGGATGGGCGGCGTTCGACGTCGACATCGACAACGAGGTCCTCACCAAGGTCCCGTTCGCCGACCACAACGCGATGCTCGACCCGAGCTGCCCGGACATCACCGCCCGCGTGATCGAGTCGCTGGGCGACCTCGGCTATCCGATCGACCACCCGGCCGTCGCCAGGGGGCTGGACTACCTCTGGCGGAACCAGGAGCCGGAGGGCTGCTGGTACGGCCGCTGGGGCGTGAACTACATCTACGGGACCTGGCAGGTCCTCCAGGGGCTCAAGTCGATCGGCCACGCGATGGACGCCCCGGCGCTGGTCAAGGGGGCGGACTGGTTGGAATCGGTCCAGCAGCCGTGCGGCGGCTGGGGAGAGACCTGCCGGACCTACGACGAGCCCGACCTGAAGGGGACGGGGACGCCGACCGCCTCGCAGACCGCCTGGGCCGTGCTCGGCCTGATCGCCGCCGGCCGCGTCGCCAGCCCGGCCGTCGCCCGGGGGGTCCAGTTCCTCGTCGATACGCAGCTGCAAGACGGTTCGTGGAACGAGCCCGAGTTCACCGGGACCGGCTTCCCCCGCGTCTTCTACCTGAAGTATCACCTCTACAGCGTCTCCTTCCCGCTCATGGCGATCGCTCGCTACGGCCAGGCGCTCGCCCAGGACCACGGACTCTCGACCGGCGCGCTGGCGAGCCGCATCCCGGCCGCCCCCGACCGCTCGCCTGACGAGCCTCGTCGCTCGTCGGATTCGCTCGATTCGATTCGATTCGGTTCAGTCGGCTCAGGTCAGCTCGGGCCACGTGGCAGGCAAGCCGTACAAGGGAGTGATCGCCGCATGCGTTTCCCATTGCAGATGACGAGTCGGATCGCCGGCTACATCGCCAAAAAGAAGATTTCCAGGGCCAAGAAGTTCCCGATGGTCCTGATGCTGGAGCCGCTTCACGCCTGCAACCTGACCTGCACCGGCTGCGGGCGGATCCGCGAGTACTCCCAGACGATCAAGCAGAAACTCTCGATCGACGAGTGCCTCGCGGCGGTCGACGAGTGCGGCGCGCCGGTCGTCTCGATCTGCGGCGGCGAGCCGATGATCTATCCCGGGATCGGCGAATTGACCGCCAAGATCCTGGAGCGCAAGAAGGTCGTCTACCTCTGCACCAACGGGATGTTCATCCGCAAGAAGATCCAGGACTTCAAGCCGAACCCCCGCTTCTTCTTCAACGTCCATTTCGACGGCATGCGTGAGAGCCACGACATCGCCGTCGAGCGCCAGGGCGTCTTCGACTCGGCGATCGACGGCGTGAAGGCGGCCAAGGAGGCCGGCTTCCTCGTCTGCACCAACACGACGGTCTTCCAGGAGACCGACATGAAGGAGCTGGACGACCTCTTCGGCTATCTCACGAGCCTCGACGTCGACGGCTTCCTGATCTCCCCCGGCTACGGCTACGCCGCGGTCGACTCGAAGGAGATGTTCATGACCCGCGCCGACATCCGGGCCAAGTTCCGGGCGGCCGAGGCCATGTTCCGCAAGTACCGCTTCTACTCCTCGCCGATCTACCTGGAATTCCTCCAGGGGAAGCGCGAGCTCTCCTGCACCGCCTGGGCCAACCCCACCCGCAATATCAAGGGATGGAAGGGCCCCTGCTACCTCATCACCGACATCCACCACCCCACGTTCGGCGACCTGCTCAACAAGACCGAGTGGGAAGACTACGGCCCGGGCAAGGACCCGCGCTGCGAGAACTGCATGATGCATTCGGGCTTCGAAACCTCGGCCGCCCTGGGCGTCAACAGCCGGCTGGGCGACACCCTCAAACTGGTCAAGTGGCAGTTCCTTTGA
- a CDS encoding Mpo1-like protein → MIPPPEPPHPLVVHWLQRHLSVVSFVLHLIGIPLTILGVLLFPVYAYLVSFPIFVLGLGLFLGGFGLQFAGHYLEKTDPGEVIYFKRLFGMPYVEFPLGGGPFAGYDRATEASAGDDAAQSQAPAGTA, encoded by the coding sequence ATGATCCCTCCGCCAGAACCGCCGCACCCCCTTGTCGTCCACTGGCTCCAGCGGCACCTCAGCGTCGTGAGCTTCGTGCTGCACCTGATCGGCATCCCGCTGACGATCCTGGGCGTGCTCCTCTTCCCGGTCTATGCGTATCTGGTCTCGTTCCCGATCTTCGTCCTGGGGCTCGGGCTGTTCCTGGGGGGATTCGGGCTCCAGTTCGCCGGCCATTACCTGGAGAAGACCGACCCGGGCGAGGTGATCTACTTCAAGCGGCTGTTCGGCATGCCTTACGTCGAGTTCCCGCTGGGCGGGGGACCGTTCGCCGGGTACGACCGGGCGACGGAGGCGTCGGCGGGCGACGATGCTGCGCAATCTCAGGCCCCGGCGGGAACGGCCTGA
- a CDS encoding TolC family protein, which translates to MAVLAAWVGSSGCQRLPYIDQSKSVPHDNMGKMALEDKEVKQADFLSSGAPLPIPKIAKPRTTNDPEADEIWPMTLQEAIRIGLDNSEVVRVIAFGAQGIPVGGFEPQPLNTGAGAGIASALGAGTLRSVYDPAIQETQIAQALSAFDTAFITNMTYGKSSQPFNNAIQGGTFQLAGTRTPVISVQDTANFQIGLQKRTATGAQIGIVHNVNWLYQNSTFLVTPSAYTTNLQLSLTQPLMGSAPMPGQQAGPPVGLEANRAPIVVARLNADAAVWAFKADVMAQVRSIEQQYWALAQQHVQLWSAEKAVELAREIVNREQAELVVGKGTVADVAEAQQRLEQFNLDLVTKTADVITTERQLRNILGLPPADNRRIIPVTPPTEARLEPDWDSSLAQMVTFQPDIVQQQLLVRIAELQLLITRNQLLPQLSLNVLYQFNGFGQNLDSAEAVMTGATIKALEPVIAAQQRAAGVAGNPGFYNNFRTWQVGWSFQMPLGMRAPLASTRQAQYTLLRQRAYLQQVIHQTVHSLSRFFLEVDANFKQFKTASRLRAAAAERLAAQRAYYEEGRITIDRFLDAVSQYAQAVALEAQYKTTYNISIVALEEAKGTLLAYNNIAVAEGPNPRKAYVQARDIQEGHKQIPIPPDGPMYPERVVGPATPDPVAPQPPPNLEPGDPLPAMPAPIGPLGPSPTPIPPYRPAGEAPILSQTPAPRTDPAAIPAGGPPRRLRRRPRHRPRARRPRPKNSPSFPRPSTSRRSPDGGPTSRRGPNERPTLPRSVGLSALIATTWKA; encoded by the coding sequence ATGGCCGTGCTGGCGGCCTGGGTGGGCTCATCCGGTTGCCAGAGACTTCCCTACATCGACCAGTCCAAGTCCGTCCCCCACGACAACATGGGGAAGATGGCCCTGGAGGATAAGGAAGTCAAGCAGGCCGACTTCCTCTCCAGCGGCGCGCCGCTGCCCATCCCCAAGATCGCCAAGCCACGGACGACGAACGATCCCGAGGCCGACGAGATCTGGCCGATGACGTTGCAGGAGGCGATCCGGATCGGCCTCGACAACTCCGAGGTGGTCCGGGTCATCGCCTTCGGTGCGCAGGGCATCCCGGTCGGCGGGTTCGAGCCCCAGCCGTTGAACACGGGGGCCGGCGCGGGCATCGCCAGCGCCCTGGGCGCCGGGACGCTGCGGTCGGTCTACGACCCGGCCATCCAGGAGACCCAGATCGCCCAGGCCCTGAGCGCCTTCGACACGGCGTTCATCACCAACATGACCTACGGCAAGAGCTCCCAGCCGTTCAACAACGCGATCCAGGGCGGCACGTTCCAGCTCGCCGGGACGAGGACGCCGGTCATCTCGGTGCAGGACACGGCGAACTTCCAGATCGGCCTCCAGAAGCGGACGGCCACCGGCGCCCAGATCGGCATCGTCCACAACGTCAACTGGCTGTACCAGAACAGCACGTTCCTGGTCACGCCGTCGGCGTACACGACGAACCTGCAGCTATCCTTGACCCAGCCCCTGATGGGCAGCGCGCCGATGCCCGGCCAGCAGGCCGGCCCGCCGGTCGGCCTGGAGGCCAACCGCGCCCCGATCGTCGTCGCCCGGCTCAACGCCGACGCGGCCGTCTGGGCGTTCAAGGCCGACGTCATGGCCCAGGTCCGGTCGATCGAGCAGCAGTACTGGGCCCTGGCCCAGCAGCACGTCCAGCTCTGGTCGGCCGAGAAGGCCGTCGAGCTGGCCCGCGAGATCGTCAACCGCGAGCAGGCCGAGCTGGTCGTCGGCAAGGGGACCGTGGCCGACGTCGCCGAGGCCCAGCAGCGGCTGGAGCAGTTCAACCTCGACCTGGTCACCAAGACGGCCGACGTCATCACCACCGAGCGGCAGTTGCGGAATATCCTGGGGCTCCCCCCGGCCGACAACCGCCGGATCATCCCGGTCACGCCGCCGACCGAGGCCCGCCTGGAGCCCGACTGGGATTCGAGCCTGGCCCAGATGGTCACCTTCCAGCCCGACATCGTCCAGCAGCAGCTCCTGGTGCGGATCGCCGAGCTCCAGCTCCTGATCACCCGCAACCAGCTCCTCCCCCAGCTCAGCCTGAACGTCCTCTACCAGTTCAACGGGTTCGGACAGAACCTGGACTCGGCCGAGGCGGTCATGACGGGGGCCACGATCAAGGCCCTGGAACCGGTGATCGCCGCCCAGCAGCGGGCCGCCGGCGTCGCGGGGAACCCGGGCTTCTACAACAACTTCCGGACCTGGCAGGTCGGCTGGTCGTTCCAGATGCCGCTCGGCATGCGGGCCCCGCTGGCCAGCACGCGGCAGGCCCAGTACACCTTGCTCCGCCAGCGGGCCTACCTCCAGCAGGTCATCCACCAGACGGTCCACTCGCTGAGCCGGTTCTTCCTGGAAGTCGACGCCAACTTCAAGCAGTTCAAGACCGCCTCGCGGCTCCGGGCCGCCGCGGCCGAACGCCTCGCCGCCCAGCGGGCCTATTACGAGGAAGGCCGGATCACCATCGACCGCTTCCTCGACGCCGTCAGCCAGTACGCCCAGGCCGTCGCTCTCGAGGCCCAGTACAAGACGACCTACAACATCTCGATCGTCGCCCTGGAAGAAGCCAAGGGGACGCTCCTGGCCTACAACAACATCGCGGTCGCCGAAGGGCCCAACCCCCGCAAGGCGTACGTCCAGGCCCGCGACATTCAGGAAGGCCACAAGCAGATCCCGATCCCGCCGGACGGCCCGATGTACCCCGAGCGAGTCGTGGGCCCCGCCACGCCCGACCCGGTGGCGCCGCAGCCGCCGCCGAACCTCGAGCCCGGCGACCCGCTCCCCGCGATGCCCGCCCCGATCGGGCCGCTGGGACCCTCGCCGACCCCGATTCCTCCGTACCGACCGGCCGGCGAGGCCCCCATCCTCTCGCAGACGCCGGCCCCCCGGACCGACCCGGCCGCCATCCCGGCCGGCGGGCCCCCGCGACGTCTCCGACGCCGGCCCCGGCACCGGCCCCGAGCCCGGCGCCCACGACCGAAGAACTCCCCGAGCTTCCCGAGGCCGTCGACCTCCCGCCGCTCCCCTGACGGCGGGCCGACAAGCCGACGCGGACCCAACGAAAGGCCGACGCTCCCCCGGAGCGTCGGCCTTTCGGCGTTGATCGCGACTACATGGAAGGCGTAG
- a CDS encoding sugar phosphate isomerase/epimerase family protein: MSRHESLSRRSFLRGAAAGGALLGLGSGFSLRGSLALGAEVTGKPKPGKIGDFKISLAEWSLHKALFAKKLDNLDFPKVAREEFGIEGVEYVNQFFKDKAHDSAYLKDLKKRADDHGVTNVLIMIDGEGDLSAPEKAARGQAVENHKKWVDAAAALGCHAIRVNTGSHYSKSDVANAAEACSALADYGVKHKIHVICENHGGPSSDPDALLALIKAVNNPSFGTLPDFGNFPKADGKYAIDVYDAIARMMPHAHGVSAKSYDFNDKGEESNLDFARIMKIVTDAGYHGFVGIEYEGGGLGEAEGIKATKKLLESLRGSEYRG; the protein is encoded by the coding sequence ATGAGTCGGCACGAATCGCTCAGCCGTCGTTCGTTCCTCCGAGGCGCCGCGGCCGGCGGGGCCCTTCTCGGCCTCGGATCGGGCTTCTCCCTGCGCGGGAGCCTGGCCCTCGGCGCCGAGGTCACTGGCAAGCCCAAGCCGGGCAAGATCGGCGACTTCAAGATCTCCCTGGCCGAGTGGTCGCTGCACAAGGCGCTCTTCGCCAAGAAGCTCGACAACCTCGACTTCCCCAAGGTCGCCCGCGAGGAATTCGGCATCGAAGGGGTCGAATACGTCAACCAGTTCTTCAAGGACAAGGCGCACGATTCCGCCTACCTGAAGGACCTCAAGAAGCGGGCCGACGACCACGGCGTCACCAACGTCCTGATCATGATCGACGGCGAGGGCGACCTGAGCGCTCCGGAGAAGGCCGCGCGGGGGCAGGCCGTCGAGAACCACAAGAAGTGGGTCGACGCCGCCGCCGCGCTGGGCTGCCACGCCATCCGCGTCAACACCGGAAGCCACTACAGCAAGTCGGACGTGGCGAACGCGGCCGAGGCCTGCTCGGCCCTGGCCGACTACGGCGTGAAGCACAAGATCCACGTCATCTGCGAGAACCACGGCGGGCCGTCCAGCGACCCCGACGCCCTCCTCGCCCTGATCAAGGCCGTGAACAACCCGAGCTTCGGCACCCTGCCCGACTTCGGCAACTTCCCCAAGGCCGACGGCAAGTACGCGATCGACGTCTACGACGCCATCGCCCGGATGATGCCCCACGCCCACGGGGTCTCGGCCAAGAGCTACGACTTCAACGACAAGGGCGAGGAATCCAACCTCGACTTCGCCCGCATCATGAAGATCGTCACCGACGCCGGATACCACGGCTTCGTCGGCATCGAATACGAGGGCGGCGGGCTCGGCGAGGCCGAGGGGATCAAGGCCACCAAGAAGCTCCTCGAATCGCTCCGAGGCTCCGAATACCGCGGCTGA
- a CDS encoding BON domain-containing protein: protein MSRRLRFIVLAALAACSAPRPTLAYEQGPSPAQTVVDALRANPLLLPYPIRVDVGRQGEIILSGKVGTKGLHDLAIRTVIDLGLVPHDDLVIDTREAHRVALEQTYGGGAVVAASPLGPAPTFVYPEPLFGRLDDPFYGFEPPILSLPPRVDVPGVALAGRPAPTPDEAIRRAAAPVKGRIQLAVDEFGQVSLSGDVASEEDKWIIEQEASRVPGVTRVASDLRVVSRTTPPPPPKPLDGRPIELQRPVPPPPPPQAVPAPAPARPGVGDPLGTRVEQAIERRPALRGLPIDTQAADDVVTISGKVPSAYEAMLAFRAVQQTPGVREVVDKLEFPLPDENHPNPLKAKARPSDLEPYFLNQIRRHAGDTAHVDRVEVRGDVVQVSGSLSPGEDQARMDALLRSIPLLRDFRIESNFLAD, encoded by the coding sequence ATGTCCCGGCGCCTTCGATTCATCGTCCTCGCGGCCCTGGCCGCTTGCTCGGCCCCTCGGCCGACCCTGGCCTACGAACAGGGGCCGTCCCCTGCGCAGACCGTCGTCGACGCGCTCCGGGCGAACCCGCTCCTCCTCCCCTACCCGATCCGGGTCGACGTCGGGCGGCAGGGCGAGATCATCCTCTCGGGCAAGGTCGGGACCAAGGGCCTCCACGACCTGGCGATCCGAACGGTCATCGACCTGGGGCTCGTCCCCCACGACGACCTGGTGATCGACACGCGCGAGGCCCACCGCGTCGCGCTCGAACAGACCTACGGGGGGGGCGCTGTCGTCGCGGCCTCCCCGCTCGGTCCCGCCCCGACGTTCGTCTATCCCGAGCCGCTCTTCGGTCGCCTCGACGACCCATTCTACGGGTTCGAGCCCCCCATCCTCAGTCTCCCTCCACGCGTCGACGTACCCGGAGTCGCTCTCGCGGGTCGGCCCGCCCCGACGCCCGACGAGGCGATCCGCCGAGCCGCGGCCCCGGTGAAAGGGCGAATCCAGCTCGCCGTCGATGAGTTCGGCCAGGTGTCGCTTTCCGGCGACGTCGCGAGCGAAGAGGACAAGTGGATCATCGAACAGGAGGCGAGTCGCGTCCCCGGCGTGACCCGCGTGGCGAGCGACCTCCGGGTCGTCAGCCGCACGACTCCCCCGCCCCCCCCGAAGCCCCTCGACGGCCGTCCGATCGAGCTGCAACGCCCCGTCCCTCCCCCACCGCCCCCCCAGGCGGTCCCCGCCCCAGCCCCCGCTCGCCCTGGCGTCGGCGATCCGCTCGGGACGCGGGTCGAGCAGGCGATCGAACGTCGTCCGGCGCTCCGAGGCCTCCCCATCGACACGCAAGCGGCCGACGACGTGGTGACGATCTCCGGGAAAGTCCCGTCCGCGTATGAGGCGATGCTCGCCTTCCGCGCCGTCCAGCAGACGCCCGGCGTCCGCGAGGTCGTCGACAAGCTGGAATTCCCCCTTCCCGACGAGAACCACCCCAACCCCCTGAAGGCCAAGGCACGGCCGAGCGACCTGGAGCCGTACTTCCTCAACCAGATCCGACGCCACGCCGGCGACACCGCGCACGTCGATCGCGTCGAGGTCCGGGGGGACGTCGTCCAGGTCAGCGGCTCGCTCTCCCCGGGCGAGGATCAGGCCCGTATGGACGCCCTCCTGCGGTCCATCCCCTTGCTCCGCGACTTTCGGATCGAGTCGAATTTCCTCGCCGATTGA